GGAGCGTTCTACGTCAGCACATATTCAACTGAATATTAAAGATAAGCCAAAAGCCAAGAGAGAACCAAAAATTAGTGTGGATCCAGTTGGATGGCATAATTATAAGATGCCGATTGATGATTCGGGGAGTGGGAAAGAAGCATGGCTTATGAATCGCGGTCATTTAGTTGGATATCAATTCAGCGGACTAGATAACGAGTTGCGTAATTTAACACCGATGACAGCCTTATTAAATACGGGAAGCTTGTCTGACAAGGATTCCGCAAATCAAACTGCAATGTTGTTCTATGAGAATAATCTTGCGGATTGGATTAATGCGCATCCGAATGATTGGTTAGATTATAAAGTAACGCCAATCTACCAAGGGGATGAATTGATTCCACGTCAAGTTGAATTGCAGTATGCGGGAATAAAAAGTGATGGAACTTTGATGAAGATTTCTTTTGGGACCAAACAAGAGAAAACAGATGATGATGGTGTAACTCATGTAATTCTGGAGAATACATCACCAAATGCAAAAATTGACTATGCAACGGGGAATGCGGAACCATTATTTGCTAAGAAGAAAGTTGAAACTACTGTTGCTCAGACAGAAGTGGTGACTGAAACGACGGTAAATCAAGAAGAGTATATTACAGTCTATGTAGCTAAAAAAGGTAAGTCAGATGTTTATTGGTACTATAAGGAAAACATGCCAGCAAACACAAACAAAAAGAATGTTGTAGAAATGACAGAGGCAGAAGCAAAACGCCAGGGGAAAGTTCATACGTCTAAAGAAAAGAGATACAGACCATAAGTATAATGAGCGCCACACAAATTGAGTGGCGCTCATTTCATTTAATCTTCCTTCACTAAATACCCTAATTTATCAAGGGCATCTTCGATATAGTCGAGGTCTTGTTGGTTTTCAGCCTCAACTAGATGATAATGTATGCCGTCTGTTAAGGATGACAGAGGGCGAAAGTCTTCTTGATGGATTTGTTCCAAGAAGTGTTGGACGTCGCGGCGACAGGTCAGTTTCACAAGTGTCTGAATTTCACCGTAGACTGGATGGTCGATTTGAATATTTTGGACACGACCTCCATTATCGACAATCGCTAACAGTTCGGCTTCAATAGCCTCGGTATCGTGTTTGACTTTGAAGAGACGATGAACGTACGGCGAGCTCTCTTGTTCCTTGTAGACATATCCACGATTGGTCGAGAGAATCGTTGCCCCATCAGCACGAAGAAGCGCGATGTCTTGAACGATAATTTGTCGGGTAACGTGGAAATGTTCCGCTAAGCTTTGACCATTGAGCGGTTTTGGAGCTCCTTTCAAGAGTTTTAATAACTCTGCTTTTCTTTCTTTTGGCATAGTAGACCTCTTTTAACGTCTTTTTTGTAAAACTTTATACACCACTAGTGCTAATTCATAGTCTACCATACTGTGAATCACTGTACCAAATCCGACTAGGACGAAGAGGACGTAAAACATGCTTTGAAGATCTGTCCCTGAAACCGAGTAGAAGAGCACACATGCCAATACTTCACCAACTGCGTGAATAAGCGCAAGGACGAAGTTGAAAATCCAGGATGCTTTGCGGTTTTCAAGCGTCTTTGGATGCTTTTGTAAGAAAAAGGCCCCCAGTGTCGCAAAGAGAATATGTGACAACGCACGGAAGACAATCACGAGCGGATAAGCACCAGAGATAAAGAACCCGTATGAGGAACCAAGAACGACGAAGATGGCCATCCACGGATTGATAAACATTGCAATAAAAATTGCAACGTGGCTTCCGAGGGTATATGAAGCTGGTGGAATCACCAATTTCAGTGGCATCGCGATAGGAATAAAAATAGCAATCGCGGTTAATAGTGCGGTAAGTGTCATAAAACGAACATTTTTCATCAGAATAAAACTCCTTTTTATTTACTGTATATACAGTAGTATAGTTCTGTGTATACAATAAATCAATAGCAAAAACTCCCTTTTCAAAAATAAATGAAAAGGAAATCTCGATACGAGATTATTTTTCGCTTATATTCCGCTCATAATTCGCTTGATTCTTTCGAAAAATATCAGTACAATAAAGAAAAGAGAGGTGAGAGGGATGCAAGCGAATTTTCAAATCACAGAGAAGATGTTAGGGCTAGTACACAATATTGCAGAACTTCTGACAACCTATTCCATCGAGAAACGTCCGCTATTATTACGTAAGGAGAATCGAATTCGCTCGATTCAGTCCTCGCTAGCAATTGAAAATAATAGTTTGACACTTGAACAAGTGACAGATATTATCGAGGGTCACAGGGTGCTTGGATCACCAAAGGATATTCATGAGGTGCAAAATGCGTATGAGGCATATGAACGGGTCTTTTCGATGGATCCGTATAGTGTGGAGGATTTCTTGGAGGCACACCGGTTGTTAACACACGGTCTTGTGAAACATCCCGGGCATTTTCGCTTGAGTGATGTCGGTGTTTATGATGCCAGTGGACGACTGGTTCACATAGGCGCACGTCCGCAATTTGTTCCAGGTCTTGTGGAAGAGTTATTCTCCTGGGCAAAGAATAGTCAGCTGTTGGATTTGGTGAAATCATGTCTCGTTCATTTTGAACTGGAGATGATCCATCCATTTGAAGACGGAAATGGTCGTATGGGGCGATTGTGGCAAAGTTTGATTTTGAGTCGTTGGAATCCGCTATTCGAATGGCTTCCGATTGAGTCTGTGATTCATGCGCATCAGCAAGGGTATTATGATGCGCTCGCTATCAGTAACAAGGAGAATGACGCAACGGTCTTTGTTGAGTTTATGCTTGAAGTGATTTTGGAAACATTGGAAGAGGTGAAAGTGCAAGACCGTATCGAAGAAGAAAATACGGAGTATATCGTTTTGCAATCCTTAAAACCAAAAGAGCGAGAAGTCTTTGAACAAGTAAAGGCCTATCTTGAACAGTATGGGAATATCGGTAATCAGCAAGTACAAGAACTCACAGGGCTCAGTGCCGCAACCGTTCGACGCTACTTATCGTTGTTTGTCAAAGTTGGATTGCTGACTTCTAGCGGAAGTACGAAAGGAAAGTTATATTCATTAGATTCTATTTAGATTCAAACTGTCTCCTCATAAGTTCATTTCATAAAAACACCCTGAAAGTCAGATCTTTTGTTTAACTTTTAGGTGCGTTTCATTATACTAGGTCTTTCTTAGAACTGGTGACGGTTAACGGAGGGGACATCGTATAAAGGGTTTATTTAACGGAGCAGCCTATCCGTCACTGCAACAATTAAAAAAAACAATGAAAAAGGAACCTCGATAAAAGGTTCCTTTTCGCATCTATTGTCTTTTAAAGTGAATACGTAGCCTATTAGAATTAATTTTTTAAAGCGTATATTTGATTTTTAATATACAACTCCATCTCATTAAATGCCTCATCTGTAATCTTTCCATTTTTTTGTTTGGCTAAATATAAATAAAATTGGACAGGTTCTGGTTCGTCCAGTTCAATTAAATGAATATGGTCCAGTTTTAAGAAGTCAACGAGAAGTCCAATAGTGTTTTTTTGTTGGATAAAGTTTTCGAATCCTTGAATATCGCTAACTTCGGCCAATATATTTGGGATGATTCCGTATGAATTCATAAATTTCCAGAATACTTCATGATGAATAAAATGTTCATTAAAGAGGATAAATTTCTCGTTTTCTACTTGTGAGAGATGAACGTGAGAAGCTTTTGATAGCGGATGTTTTTTAGAAACGGCTAATTTAAACGGGAAAGTTGCGATTTTTTTCAAATCAATTTGGCTGCTAAAAACTTCTTTACTCGTTCCGAATAAAGCAATATCTAATTTATTCGAAATGATTTTCTTTGTGATTTCTTTAGAGCCATCTTCTAATAAGCCGATTTCAGTTTTGAAAATCTCTTCTAGCGATGAAATATGTTTTGTTAAATCGAAGAAACGCGAAAGAGCTGCGGTAATCCCGATTTTAATACGTCCATCATGAGTGTTCTTTACAGCTGTTATTCCCATGTCCAGTTGTTGTAGAGCATTGAGTGAATACTTTCTAAAAAGTTCGCCTTCTTTAGTAAGAGACACATCTGTATGAGATTGGTTTCGTAGGATAAGCTTCACACCGAGATCTTCTTCTAATGATTTAATGGCGTAGCTGACAGTAGGTTGACTGACTTTGAAAGTTAAAGCTACTTTTGAAAAAGATTTTAAACGGCATAGAGCATTAAAGTATTTGAGTTGTTGAAGTTTCATCAGTAAGACTCCTCATATTTAAAAAAATTATAACACATCCTCTATTTGACTATGCTAAAAGGGAATCTTTAAAATGTCAATAGGGAGCACAGGATGGGGAGATAGAGTTTATTGGTGATAAACTTTTTTGTCTCCGTTTTTTTATGCTCTTAAACAAAGCGTCAATGGCAATGAAACGCCATTTTGCAGATGACTATTTTATAGGAGGAATCACCATGCGTGGACACCAAATTTTAAATGACCCTTTTAAAAATAAAGGGACAGCATTTACACAAGAAGAACGTCAAGAATTAGGATTGGTAGGATTATTACCACCTTACGTTCAAACGTTAGAAGAACAAGCAGCGCAAACATATGCGCATATGCACCAAAAAGGGAGTGACCTTGAAAAACGTCTTTTCTTAATGGAAATTTTCAATACAAATCGTACGTTATTTTATTACTTATTCTCACAACATTTAGAAGAATTTAATCCAATCGTGTATGATCCAACGATTGCGGACACTATCGAAAACTACAGTGAACTTTTTGTGGACCCTCAATATGCGGCTTACTTAGATATTAATCACCCAGAAAATATTGAAACAACATTGAAAAACGCTGCAGGAGACCGTGAGATTCGTTTAATCGTCGTAACTGATGCGGAAGGAATTCTTGGAATTGGTGACTGGGGTACAAACGGTGTAGATATTTCTGTAGGGAAATTAATGGTCTATACAGGCGCGGCTGGCATCGATCCAGCAAGTGTTCTGCCTTTAGTGATTGATGCCGGTACAAATCGTCAAAGTCTATTAGAAGATCCTAACTATTTAGGAAACCGTCATGAGCGTGTTCGTGGGGACCGTTACTATGCGTTTATTGACCAATTTGTTGAAACGGCAGAGCGCCTTTTCCCTAAATTATACTTACACTGGGAAGACTTCGGACGTGGCAACGCGGCCAATATTTTAAACAAATACAAAACTCAAATTCCAACCTTCAATGATGATATCCAAGGAACAGGAATTGTAACTCTTGGTGGGGTGTTTGCCTCAATGGATATTGCGGGTGAAAAACTAACAGATCAAGTGTACTTATGCTACGGTGGTGGTACTGCAGGGGCAGGGATTGCTTCTCGTGTCCTTCGTGAAATGGTTGTCGACGGTCTAAGCGAAGAAGAAGCCTATAAACGTTTCTTCATGGTGGATAAACAAGGATTGTTATTCGATGATATGGACGATTTAACACCTGAACAACGACCATTTGCGAAAAAACGTAGCGATTTTGCTAACGCAGATAAATTAACAGATTTATTAGAAGTAGTGAAAACTGTGAAACCAACCATCTTAGTGGGAACTTCAACTCAACCGAATACATTTACAAAAGAAGTTGTAGAAGCGATGTGTGAAAATGCAGAACGTCCTGTCATCTTCCCATTGTCTAACCCAACAAAATTAGCAGAAGCAACAGCAAAAGATATCATTGAATGGTCTAACGGAAAAGCATTTGTTGCAACAGGAATTCCTTCAGATGATGTTGAGTTCAACGGAGTAAACTACGTAATTGGTCAAGCAAACAATGCGTTGATTTATCCTGGTCTTGGATTAGGAATGTTGGCTTCGGAGGCGAGTCTATTAACCGATGAAATGATTGGTGCAGCAGCTCATGCTGTAAATGGCATCGTTGATATTACAAAACCAGGAGCACCAGTATTACCGCCGTTCAAATACGTCAATGAAGTATCATTGAAAGTGGCAACAGCTGTAGCTAAAAAAGCACAGGAACAAGGCTTAGCTCGCGCTGCTGAACAAGATATGGAAAAAGCAGTTCGTGAATTTAGATGGACACCAAAATATTAGGAGGCGATGTAGATGTTATTTTTAACATCTCTTGAGTCCATTGTTCCAATTATTGCACTAATTGTGCTTGGATACTTCTTACAAGTAAAAGGCTTGTTCCATAATGATTTTGGCAATGATTTATCTAAACTCATTATGAATGTAGCAATGCCAGTATCGATTTTTGTTTCCGTGTTAAAATATTTAACACTAGAAAAATTGATGAGCTTGTCTGGAGGACTCATCTATACGTTTATAGCTTTTGCACTTGGATATATGGTTGCCTTCTTAAGTGTCAAAGCCTTTAAAGTG
This Granulicatella adiacens ATCC 49175 DNA region includes the following protein-coding sequences:
- a CDS encoding DNA/RNA non-specific endonuclease, with protein sequence MKIHSNWKLGLLILAGVSLAACGGHKEEAKSTTETEVKVTTVEATTVAPAKLPDSLLPFKKEKQLVLGELDKLERSTSAHIQLNIKDKPKAKREPKISVDPVGWHNYKMPIDDSGSGKEAWLMNRGHLVGYQFSGLDNELRNLTPMTALLNTGSLSDKDSANQTAMLFYENNLADWINAHPNDWLDYKVTPIYQGDELIPRQVELQYAGIKSDGTLMKISFGTKQEKTDDDGVTHVILENTSPNAKIDYATGNAEPLFAKKKVETTVAQTEVVTETTVNQEEYITVYVAKKGKSDVYWYYKENMPANTNKKNVVEMTEAEAKRQGKVHTSKEKRYRP
- a CDS encoding transcription repressor NadR; the encoded protein is MPKERKAELLKLLKGAPKPLNGQSLAEHFHVTRQIIVQDIALLRADGATILSTNRGYVYKEQESSPYVHRLFKVKHDTEAIEAELLAIVDNGGRVQNIQIDHPVYGEIQTLVKLTCRRDVQHFLEQIHQEDFRPLSSLTDGIHYHLVEAENQQDLDYIEDALDKLGYLVKED
- a CDS encoding Fic family protein, which codes for MQANFQITEKMLGLVHNIAELLTTYSIEKRPLLLRKENRIRSIQSSLAIENNSLTLEQVTDIIEGHRVLGSPKDIHEVQNAYEAYERVFSMDPYSVEDFLEAHRLLTHGLVKHPGHFRLSDVGVYDASGRLVHIGARPQFVPGLVEELFSWAKNSQLLDLVKSCLVHFELEMIHPFEDGNGRMGRLWQSLILSRWNPLFEWLPIESVIHAHQQGYYDALAISNKENDATVFVEFMLEVILETLEEVKVQDRIEEENTEYIVLQSLKPKEREVFEQVKAYLEQYGNIGNQQVQELTGLSAATVRRYLSLFVKVGLLTSSGSTKGKLYSLDSI
- a CDS encoding LysR family transcriptional regulator — its product is MKLQQLKYFNALCRLKSFSKVALTFKVSQPTVSYAIKSLEEDLGVKLILRNQSHTDVSLTKEGELFRKYSLNALQQLDMGITAVKNTHDGRIKIGITAALSRFFDLTKHISSLEEIFKTEIGLLEDGSKEITKKIISNKLDIALFGTSKEVFSSQIDLKKIATFPFKLAVSKKHPLSKASHVHLSQVENEKFILFNEHFIHHEVFWKFMNSYGIIPNILAEVSDIQGFENFIQQKNTIGLLVDFLKLDHIHLIELDEPEPVQFYLYLAKQKNGKITDEAFNEMELYIKNQIYALKN
- a CDS encoding malolactic enzyme, with protein sequence MRGHQILNDPFKNKGTAFTQEERQELGLVGLLPPYVQTLEEQAAQTYAHMHQKGSDLEKRLFLMEIFNTNRTLFYYLFSQHLEEFNPIVYDPTIADTIENYSELFVDPQYAAYLDINHPENIETTLKNAAGDREIRLIVVTDAEGILGIGDWGTNGVDISVGKLMVYTGAAGIDPASVLPLVIDAGTNRQSLLEDPNYLGNRHERVRGDRYYAFIDQFVETAERLFPKLYLHWEDFGRGNAANILNKYKTQIPTFNDDIQGTGIVTLGGVFASMDIAGEKLTDQVYLCYGGGTAGAGIASRVLREMVVDGLSEEEAYKRFFMVDKQGLLFDDMDDLTPEQRPFAKKRSDFANADKLTDLLEVVKTVKPTILVGTSTQPNTFTKEVVEAMCENAERPVIFPLSNPTKLAEATAKDIIEWSNGKAFVATGIPSDDVEFNGVNYVIGQANNALIYPGLGLGMLASEASLLTDEMIGAAAHAVNGIVDITKPGAPVLPPFKYVNEVSLKVATAVAKKAQEQGLARAAEQDMEKAVREFRWTPKY